The nucleotide sequence ATAGGAAGATCACGCGCGTATGCGGCTCCGATAATAATGTTTCTGCATTTTTTCGTATCGTTCGCTTCTAGGTGGGTATTTGTGAAAATTTTGTTCGCGTTAGATATCGAGTGTCGATGTAGTACGATGGGGCACGAAATAGTATTTCAGAAAATAGTATACGGTATACGCAACCGTCGAAGGAACGTTGTTTTATCTGGAACTCGATGTAACGCGATACAGGCGGAGATAAATGGAAGTCTTCGATAAAATACGTATTTTCGTCGTATAGAGATGACACGTTTCTTGAAACATACCCGATTTCGAGTGGTTTTCGTTTAAACAAATGTTGATATTCTTGTAAGGGAGCATTACGTTAACGATACTTAACGATCGATGAAAATTACGTATTCAAAGTCGAAGGAAAAGTCGAATCGTGAACGTGTTCGAACGACGATGATGCATTCCGGAAATGGAGTACGTGGTGAAAATGCGGATATATCTCGTTCAGAATTTGTAGGTATTTTTGTTAGGCGTACGCGAGGGACGATTCGAAAGAGCCTACGCGGAAAGCAAATTGGTTGGCTTGGGGAGTTCTTTCGTCACGTTCCATTCGCGATCCGCTCGGAAAGTCTGCGCCGGAAATATTTCTACTGGCAACGCGGTGTTTCTCGTTGGTTCTCGCGTAGATCCGGCAACAGTGTCGCCAAGCCTCGGTTAACCTAAAGCCAGGTGATCGCGCGCGATTAAATATAGGACGCCGAATACATGTACCGGTTTAATATTTCTGTCCGGGTTTCTTTGAGTAGGAATTTAGCTGCTTGACCTTCCGTTTCTTGTATCGTCACGTGCATTCGTGCGTCTCGACGAACTACGAATCGTCGCGTAACAGAAAAGCTACGTTAAATAACGGAATTACGTGCGAATCGAGAGTAAGGTTTGGGTCGCCGTCACGATTTCAGCGCGATGGCGCGACGACGCCTATGCCACCTACCTTGATGATAGTTTCGATCGAGAGCCTCTCTTCGATAAATCTAGGCCATGATCACacggaattttatcgaacgCGATCGTGTTAAAAGCGAACGATCGTGGATTAGTTATATCGCGTTCGTACTTTACGATTAACGTGCATTTTAAAGAACGCGTTAACTTTTGAAATGTTCCTCGCGAAAATAACGGTAAGAAAGAACGAATTACAGAAAAAAAGTGACTGTTCGAAACGACAAGCATTTTGGAAACGATTTTAAAGCTGTGCAAAACAGCTCGCGGAAGTTTGCAGGTACGCGTGTAAAATACCGTTGAGCGTTACCCATTTAAACACCACTGTACACAATTCGTTGGAAGAATTAATAACGAGCACGCGTACTGCACACGATATCGATCGTGTTCCACCTTCCGTAGCTATACGCGCTTCAAAACTGCCGATCGACATCGAGGTAGTTGGCGATTAAACGTTCCACCTGAAAATTATCGTTTCGTGCTAGTCCATCTGTTCTCGCGTTATTTATTCGTATCGACTATCGAATGTACCGACGCGGAACGATCGTCAAATTTTGCATCGTCTTGTCTTCATTATTTCGTGATATATATGACGCGTTGTAACGACACGATTTCCTATGTATGCAAACCGAAATAAGTCGAGGAACGCTATCGTGACCAAACTTGGTTCGACGATCCTGATAACGTAAAAAACGGTCTTACAGTATAGATACAGTAAGATACGGGTACGAATCTCGATTACTTCGTCGAATCGTGTTCGTAATAACATTTCATAGAATGTCGTAACTGTTTTCCGCTCTCTGGCGTATAATGCGATTTTCGCTTATAATCGTTACGATCGATGGTCTTTCTTAGTTAAGATTACGTGGAAAAATGTCGACGAAAAgccgaaaatttgaagatggaTACACGCGTTGGAACTGTACGAGTAAAATAGCAAGCACGCTTTTCCTGATACAGAGGTGTCTCGACGCTCTTCACGAGCTTGTCCGAGACATCATCGAACCGAGCTTGCGCGTTATTTATGCGTACGTCTTTGCATCGAGAAAGAAGTTGAATCGATACGAGAAAAACGGCCGTGTTCAAAAGtagaataaatataatttgtagaAATGTAACGTCGTTTCAAGTATATTTCGCGTTTCATCCTCGAGTACCATCGATTTAGGGTAAAATTTGCGCGTGGATTAGTAAAGGAACATTGAACTTGAAAATGTTGCacggagtagtaagtatattcgATGTGCCGCGAAAGAACAAGGAGCATTAAAAGCAGGCGAGATGTTTAGATACGCGCCTACATTTTGACGTGGTAACGCGCAGTCCGATGCAATGACTCATCGGTTGCCGTACGATTGCAGAAGTACATTAAAGATGGTTGTCTTCGTAGTAATCGCGTTAAACTTTAGGCGAAAGACCATCGTTATTATCGGTAGATTCCTCTGTTATCGTTCACCGAAGGCGATCAAAATGAAAATAGGCAGGGACAGGTTCGTCATTGATCCGGAGCGATGACTCTATAATGTCGTAAACCGTAGATGATGCGTCTATTCGTGTCATTCGGTTCTAAACGCGTCGTCGATGATAGACGATAAAAGAAACTTGACGACGCGCCTCCTCAAATATTGTACGTATTCATCCGCTTAGCGTCGCATCGTGCCGCGCTTCGCGTGTTTCTTCCCTTTTTCACGGTTCTTCTCGTTTTTAACGATCGACGACCAATGGGTAAATCGGTAATTCGAGATACTTACATCTTACGTAATTACAATCTGACATTGATAGAGATCTGATCAAAACTAAAAATCGTAATTATTTCGTAAGTGGATCACAATTTATACGCAACGAAGCTTAGCGACTGTAGAAAATATTGGGCGAGAGAAGCGAAAGACAACAGTTCGCTCTCCGATTAATCTTAGAATTCGAGTAGAAAATGTATAGCGTTACTTTTCTTTTTCAGCCGACACAATGTCCGTGGATAAGGAGGAATTGGTACAGCGCGCGAAGCTCGCCGAACAGGCAGAAAGGTACGACGACATGGCAGCCTCGATGAAGGCAGTTACCGAGACGGGAGTCGAATTGTCGAACGAGGAAAGGAACCTGCTGTCGGTAGCCTATAAGAATGTTGTTGGCGCGAGACGTAGCTCGTGGCGAGTAATTTCCTCTATCGAGCAAAAGACCGAGGGCTCCGAGCGTAAACAGCAGATGGCCAAGGAGTACCGAGAAAAGGTCGAGAAAGAGTTGCGCGAAATCTGTTACGATGTGTTGGTAagatatattttctttattttacctTTCGGTTACTTCTTATCgtcaattttcttttctagtTTCGTATTAACTCGAAGCATTGGCTGCCACGACAATCGATAATCGACGCTACGAATTTAATTcgattaaataatgaaaaagtaAAGTTATATTTTTCGAGGCAAACGTAAGCAGGGGTAATTCGACTGGCTCAGTATTTTTCTCCGCGATTGCCTACCACAGTTGCAATACAGTCACGTGTTCTTCCTCTCTTTCGCTCGATCGTTCGAATCGAGCGAAACACCTGTTCGTGTTTGCTCAATtgttttttcatagaaaaaaatGTTCATCCGATGCGATTATACCTATGCAATGTACCACGCGATTATAACCCTTATCGATAACTACTCGATGTAGAACGCTACGTATCGCATTTGCATACGTGACGCAGTTCGACAAAGCGGTAATGGCTCTAGAAATGTCTGATTAGTCGAGAAAATGCGTCTTACTTCGAGGTATTTTACGCGTTAGTAACCATTTGGATCCTCTCCAAAGTAACTAACGAGAGAGTAACAATTGTTGACAATGTATCTAAATTGCTCTATTAAACATGATGTTATATAGgtgatatttagaaatatttgctTTTCGGTTTTGTTCGGATTATCTTACAGTGCTTCGAACGATCCTTCGTCGCTTCTTCGTGTCTCGAAAGCTGGAGGATCGCTTGCAGGTTTGAATTTCATGCGGCTCTATTACGGCTCGTCTAAGTAGCTCGTCTTACGATTTCTTCTCGTCATCCAGCTAGCGTGACAAAGTGTTTCAGCAAGCGGATGTCTTTTCTTTCGGTACAGGCATTATTCGCGTTTTCGTCTCGATCAACTTGATCTTGGTTCCTATTATTGCACCTCGAGAACGAGAACTATACGTCGATTGTTCCGTCATATCGCGTTATACATTGTAAACGACGTTACGCGTATCCAGCAATACAAGTAATTTTTGTATATCACGATGGTCGGATAGTCGAGATACGAAAAGGAAAAGAATTTCCTATGGTTCATTGTCCCTATTTTGTAAAGATTCCTAGGTAACTTGGATTACTTTTATACGAAAAAAGGAGCAGGAAGTATAACGCACCTGCTTAGCCTATTACTTGTGTTAACGCACATTGAAACACCCTCGTTGGAACATATTTTCCGAACAAAGGGTCGCAAgcattaatttttaagaattttaatggTTAGATTAAACGAGAACATTTAAAAGGCAAATTGATGACACGAGAATTAATTCTGGAATTGACGTTTGCAGGGACTCCTTGATAAGTACCTGATCCCCAAGGCTAGCAATGCCGAGAGTAAAGTATTCTACCTCAAGATGAAGGGCGACTACTATAGGTATCTCGCAGAAGTCGCCACCGGAGAAACCAGGAACGGTATGTTACCTCTGAATTTTCTTCATTACTAACAATTGCGTTCTTGCGACGATCTCATGTTTTAGTCTTAATcgcgttttttttttcctacTGGATCGTCTATCGACGTTCTTACAGTGTATACGTTAAACGTGCATCTTCTCAGCACGAGGTATACGGTATTATTTTGAAGGCAACACCGTTGACAACGAAAATTTTACCTGCGCACGTCTATGAATTGTACGAGGTCGATACGCGGCGATTCTTTTCATTGGATAGGAAGGTACACGTTACTCTTGGTTTTCTTATACCTGCACCCTGAGTTgttactctctctctctatacCTTATTAAAGAAGGAAGCACAGCTGCAGAGGCAGATGTTTCGGCAAATGCATCAACGCGTTCTAAGGTTTTAAAATGTATTTCACCGATTCTTAGAATAGAAACGTTTCCAACTTACCTGAAGCTTGACTAATACGTTCTGTGCAAGTTTCGCCGTATATCGTTCCTCGTACATTTTAACAGTATTCTGGAATCGTGCTGCGTTGCTCAAAGTGAAACACGTCGAAAGATAGGATCGTGATTTTGATCGAAATTTAAGAAAGAGGACAAATCATCGGTGTTCGTTGATCCTTTTACGTTTATTATCTACATGTCGCGTTGATTCCCTCGTTATTCGTACTTAGATCGTAGGAATCTGTCGAACATTTTACGAATCGAACAGAAAACATAACGTTCGTTAAAAATAGAATTAATGTTACGAATAATTTCCATGGAAGTCAAAGCGATATATAGGTTTCTATAGAATTGTGCGCCATGGATCAAGGATTCATATAATCGTACATAACGTcctgttaataataaaaaatgttgaatatttttctTGGTAACATATTGATAGATACTGCACGTATCGCGAGCGTGCAATCGCGTGGTCTCAAAGTATGCACTTGGTCCACGGCGTACGTATACTGGGAAAGACTCTTAGGGGTTGTTGAAACGGTTAAATATCTACGATCGAAGACGTGAATGAAACCAAGTCGATAACGTTCGCACGTgatacatgtatgtacgtatTCAGCCGTGGTAGACGACAGCCAGAAGGCATACCAGGATGCGTTCGAAATCAGCAAGTCAAAGATGCAGCCTACCCATCCGATCAGGCTAGGTCTCGCCCTCAACTTCTCTGTTTTCTATTACGAGATCCTCAACTCGCCAGACAAGGCCTGCCAGCTGGCCAAACaggtataatttacaaaaaccaCCACCAGACTTCTTTGGATCTATCCATAGTTCGCGTCAGTGACGAGAGAATGCGAAGGGATACACGGTGGTGATGCAGTGGAGGCAAATAAAAACTCGAATTTAGTAGCGTACATGGTACAAGAAAATTTTGACGAGCGTACTATATCGAAGCAAAAATGTCACGCAAGACGTGTTATTTTGTTCTTTTCTTCCTCCTTTCTTCCGTTCTTCCTTTTCCTTATTTCATTCTTCCGAAATTCCATACGTATCGCGACAAACGAAGGTCGCGTTGCTGGTTACACGCATAAATACCGTAGAAATTGTAATCTGGACTGTTCCCGGTTTTAAATTTACAGCGGTAGTCGAGGATTCGCAGAAAGCGTACCAAGAGGCGTTTGACATAGCAAAGTCAAAAATGCAACCTACGCATCCCATCAGGCTGGGTCTTGCTCTCAACTTCTCCGTTTTTTATTACGAGATTCTCAACTCACCAGACAAGGCCTGCCAGCTGGCCAAACAGGTATAATTTACAAAAGCAAGAGTTGCCCGTGTGCCGGACGTTTTCCGTGGTTAAGATCGCGAGAGGATACGAGAGAGGAACTCCTGGTGATGCAGTGGAGACATCGCAAGAACGATTATTCCTGCTTCGTCTTACAGCAGAGATTACAATTTCTCTCGAACGTCGAaactttttttctctctcttttttttccatTCTGTTCATCTcgtaacaaatttgaaaaaatgctCAATAATCGTGACAGAATGAATCGTCGTGTCCTTTCTTCTCCTAATCTGTCCCTACTATCCCTCTTTTTTATCTCGTCAAAGAAATAATTACTCgttctatataaaaatttatgaaaattgtaaTCTAGATTCGCCGGTTTGCGTTACAGCGGTAGTCGAGGATTCACAGAAGGCGTACCAAGAGGCGTTTGACATAGCAAAATCAAAAATGCAACCTACTCACCCGATCAGGCTCGGTCTTGCTCTCAACTTCTCCGttttttattacgaaattattaattctcCGGCTAGAGCCTGTCATCTTGCCAAACAGGTTAGGGAATTGATAACGGGTGGGGCGGGGGGATGATTGTTTGCTCTTgggtttgcaaaatttttcaagAACAATAACCATATATCTCTTAACCGTTATGCGATATATTATTTTGCATCTTAATAATTGATACCGGTGTGGCGTGAACATGTCTTGATAGTAAATGCAATGTTTGAAGTGTGTATACTAACCCAGATACATAATTTAATAGGAATGTATCGTGTCTCCACTGTATCTATCGATAACCATTTCGCATCTCTCgtgttttcatttttaacgcTTTGATGGCTTTTGTCGCGTATTCCTAACATTTATTATGGAATTGTTTATAAGCTGAAAATCCTAATTGCGAATAACAAATAGGTACATAGGAATAAACACGTGGCCGTCAAAACGTTAATATTaacgtttttatttttctaattgcaAAATTGCGTTAATTCTTTGCACGAACGAATTCGAGTTAGCAAAACGATATAAACTTCCGAAGAAAAGAATTTCGTTTTGTAACTAAATCGAGTTGTCTTTGTTATTTGCTCGTGCGTGTGCATTGTTGCACAGTGTGTTTGTAGCGAACGCGTATCATGAAATTTTCTGTAAACGTTTCAGGCGTTCGATGATGCGATCGCAGAATTGGACACACTTAACGAGGACAGCTACAAAGATTCCACGTTAATCATGCAGCTTTTGCGTGATAACCTCACGCTCTGGACCAGTGACACGCAGGGTGACGCGGACGAAGCACAGGAGGGCGGCGATAACTAACCTTCCTAAGCTTAAGTCCCTTTCTAACCTAATAAGAACATCCTATTCTCTATCGTCCCCCGGTCCCTTGAAGTGCTCACCCATTCATCCACCCGAGATCGATTTATCCATTCGCCTGTCCTTTCGTCCCTCGCGTACCTCGTTTCCTTCTTCCTTCCCCTCTCTTCTCTTACTCTACCTACTTAACCTTACCCTGTCCTATTTTACCTGTTCGCCTTTCTTCCTACCTTCCTTCTTACCTTCCTTCCACAATTGCAACATCTCTCCTCCTTCCCGAGTCCTTTTTTCCTTAATCTCTCCTCCTTGAAAACTGTGACGCCTTTTTGTTCAAATTGCGACCGCACATTGCTGCCGATGCCACCGCCACAGCTGTTATGCCCGGTTCAGGAACTCGATGCTCTCGCTCTCGACCGTATCCTTTCTCGGAGGGATCGATTCGCGAGTTTAAATAGAGTCATCGCCTGCCATAATATTGCCCCACGGCGTTGTAAATCTTATCGAGCGCAAAGATATTCGAATCTCGCGTTTATATCCGCAGGAGGGAAACGGAGAGAAACGAAACGTTGAGAGACAAACGAAAACgcatttagagaatttttatCAGGCTATAGCACCATCTGTCGTGGAACGCGCGTTATCGCACCCCATCCCATCACGAGCCTCGGTAAAAGGAATCGGTCGAGTTGGCGAGAATCGCTCGCGTTCTGGCACGAAGTTTTCTCCGAGAAAAGCGTATCGACTCGTGACTGCGTGAAAACAAAagtaaaggaaagaaaaaagaacagGAAGGAGTAGGGTAAATTGTGGATGAACAGAGGAAGGAACAGGAAGAGTGTAGTAGTCGTTTCACGAACCCCTTGTCTCGTCGTACAACGTTGTACGATGTTCATATAAAGAGAAGAAGCATattaaagagaaaaaagaagtagggagaacaaaaaaagaaagagcGCGTGGCACACACGAAGAATTAGTATTCGGTAATGTAACATAATCTAAGGGATCGTCGTTGCGTATCATAGTTGGGGCGAGACACGGGGATGTGACGAACGCCACGATACACGCTGTTCGTTACTCCCAGATCTGCTCTCACTATTTACCATCTAAAAGTATCGCTAAATGAAACAGAGATTCGAGAAGAAACGAAGACAAAGGAAAAAAGCACGCATGAATCTAAACTACATTATATCCAGTtgtcattaaattaaatttcacattGTCTAGCAAGTACGATATTATTATACGAAGGGAAGAACGCAGGAGGAGAAAGGagagtaaaaaaaaaatacattaagTTATTAAGTTCCAAAACAACATCGGTGGTGACttaattttacatttgataTACTTGTTAGTAGATATTTCAAACGCTCCTGATGCACATGCGCGCGCATGTACACATTTTCTACATCCTTGGGTGCGTCatccttttttcttttcctgtctttttttttatatatattaattatatatatattacatatatataattaatctaacaaaAATTATCGTCCGTGTTTTATATTTCGCACTCTCGTTTAGAAAGCCGTAAATAATTCGTATCGTTATCGTTACAGTTACGGTTATCGTTATCGTTATGGTAATTTGCCATGTTATCGAGGTGAGTGAAGAAGTACactgaaagttttgaaattatatttaagatTCATTGTATGCTGACCGTCCGTTACAAACGCGCGAAtattgaaagaaaaagaaaaaacaaagtGAACGCTAATTTTGATTTCTTAAACGATTCATCTTTACGTTCGACATTCTTGGAAAAAATCTTTCTTCACGTCCCCTATTCCTATTCTTTGCTCTTTTACGCCTTTCTCGTACACCTGTCTCTTCTCtatatttctctttttttctatcTCCTTCCCTACCTcctcatatatatatatatatgttatatatatatacacatatattatacccagtaatatatatatatatacaacagATATTTACCCATAAAATGTCGTTCACTTTCGTCGCGACTAAAGAAAAGGAATAGAAGAAAACGAGAAATTGTGTACGCGGTTTAAAATCTCTTTTGACACAAACGCGCGCGCGTATCCGTACACACGTgtatatatgtacgtatatacacacatatatacgtatatatatatatagatatagagagaaagagagagagagagggagagagaaggAAGAGAGTATTCAGTTTCGTAGATAAAAATCGATCTCGTGGGAATTGTCGATAGTTTGGACATCGCTCATTATTTCCCGCaattccatcgattatatataATCATTTTTCGGAATATATATCATTGTAGAATTAACGTTGAATTTGAGATCCGCAGGAGGAACGCGAACTATATGTTCTTTTAATTTGAACGATGAGCTTTGAAAACTCCGTTAGGAAGATTGTTCTACCGCGTTTTATCGTTGTGGTGAGATTAGATTCTGTTTTTTCTTCCCTGGTTTCACGGGGTGACGGATTTATCAAGAAACAAAAATCGGTAAAGAAAATGCGCGTAACACCTGGGGTTCGACCGACTCGACCGAAATTTTCCAAACGAGGAACGCGTACCGTTACCATTTTCAAAAAATGGACGAAAGAAACATCGTTAACGATTAATGGAACTTGAAATCGGTGCGTTTGAACGCGCAACGGATAGAGACGTTCGGTCCAGGGGCGGATtaacatgtgtatatatatgtacgaATCAAGTATTTCTAATTATTTGAGGGTTAACGAAAGATCAGTGTTAcgtttttacttaaattttaggTAAACAGTTTGTCGGTTTTCGCCGATCGAATACAAAGTGGATTCCGTTTGTTTCTATGTTAAAACCAAGTTAGCTTTTTTACGATATTAAAAAAggataataaataaacattaagtATGTTTCGCTTTGATTTTCTTATCACTCTCTCATTCTTTTGCCGAACGAAAGTCGATTTCAGAACCCACGAGATAATCAACGCCATCCGCCTCTGGTTCGGTCCATGTTTCGCCATTGTTGGGTCCTATTTTACCAGCTAAAGCCGGTAgaacgaaaagaaaaagaagatgaaCGCATTCTTCGTTTATTGTTATAATCATAAATACATTCATAAGAGTATGCATTAGACGCGTGCGCCTTACCCTCTACACGCTACTACCATTACACGTAAATGTGTATCGCATAGAAGGAAGTAACGATTATCGATAATTACTACcaacgcgcgcgcgcgcgcgtgtgtgTATGCGTGAGCGTGTGTTATGCATGTACATGTGTGTCGCGTAAATGGGTAAATGAGTAAATGTTTTCTGACATGTGTATTTTCCAATGTGTCCTTTCTTTTTTTGTCAAATCGAGCAAAACGAAGGAAAGGTGAATGAACGAGTCGATTTTGAGAAGGTGGTGGTGTAGTAGCCCGTAAAGATGactaactttttttatttttttttttttatttttttttttggcgaTGCTTGTTACATCGTAAATCGGCAGTTGATAACAATCGAAGTTACATAGATTTCATGTGTACGCTTGTAACGTTCGTAACAAAATCGACGATTGATATATTATTATTCGTTGAAGCGAGACAGCGCACGCTTTCTCTAAGTAGTTATCGATACAAATAATGATTAAACAGAAGTAAGGATGAGATAAATGACAAAGGAGTGCAGGAAGAGCTTTATCGAATTAGAAAGATGGACCAGCTGAGCGGGTTCGGATGAATGTTGCAGTCGACAGCTGCAACGTCCACTTCTCGTAACGTTGCGGAACTACTCATTTGCATTTTAATACTGATCTCGGTCTCGCGCAGCAGGTCCGAACGAACcttttataaaacttttttttctATGCTTTAGTCGTATTTAAATATCGTTCCTAACCGTTTTgcctttattaaatatttcgacTTTCGGTATTCGCATCGATGCTCGCTTGTGCATCCGATTCGATCAAGGAAACTTTATCGGCTTACGGTTTCTTCGGTTTTTGAACActatgattttttaataaatactgttctcttacaataattattataacgaGTTTACTCGGTAggtaagaaaaaaaatagcaaAGATTTCTTTGAAGAATCGCGAAGAAACGTCAATTTCGCAATATATACTTTGGTCCCTTCCTGCGCTCGTTTCCTTTGCCGGTCTATTCCTATCCAGTTTTTTCTCATTATTTAATCGCCGGAGTTTAACGTAAGAATGAGGTTATCGAAATGTTCGTGTCGCTTTTTGTGTattcaaaataatgaaaatcCTCCGTTCCGTTTCGGTTACAAATGCTCCTTTTAATTTGTTACATCTTTCCCATCTTTCTCTTTATTCCGTCTCTTCGTTCTTCCCTCCGTATCTCCTTTCTCCTCGTTCGCAAGAAGAAAGCTCTAACCATTGCCGACCACCTCGAACTATTTCATCCGCTGATTTTCCCTGATTTCCTCGTCCCAACTTATGTTGTTCTATTTGTATTTATCATCGATCATcgtaattgtaaattataattattataaacgtttacacgaaataataaattctgataaaatgtctacgaaaaaaaagaaacagaaaacaTAACCTCGATTGTGTCTTGCTTCGCAGTATCGTCAGGATTATGAAGACAGCCGTTTTTGGTATCGATACGGGGGATGAAAAACAAGGTGAAAAATAAATGACTATTCGAATTGTTGAATGCTTTATTAGTTTCTTGGATGATTAAAACGAACTTTACTCGTATATATTTCTATACTAGAAGGATCGAAGATGTAACGGAAGTCGTTACGAACGATTAAACGCGTGACAGTATTCGTTGTTCCTATGTGACTCTTATCGAAGATTCGTTCTCGAAGTATACGTATAAAGTTACACTGAAACACGATTTTTCAACAAATTAACGATTATTCTCGAAAATACCACTTACTTCCAAATTATTTGTAATGGAAATTGAGTAGCGCTTGTAACTTGCGatagtttaaatttaaactagAGAAAATTTAGTTTCGGCTGCTACGGAGCACGTGTCGAACGTTTTACAGTATTTTATCAGAATTCTTCGTTATGATTGGCGTTATTTCTTATTATCGTCGCCAATTTCGTATTTATTATCCTCGGTATCGTTCAGTCAAAATTCCTTGCAATTAGATTGCAATATCGAAAAGAATTAGAATAAATTTAGGTAAGGTAATTAGGTTTAATTGGACGTACACTGAAATCGTTTGTTCTTTTTCCTTACGCTGTCTCGAACGAACAAATGGCATTTGATTCGAATAAGACGGATAATAGTGCACGATGGTCTGATCACACTTTGaaaaacaatattaaaacgTTTTTGATAATTCTGTATCGATAAATGGAATTAAGAATGTAGCATTGAAGTAGTTTTACGATGTCTTTTTACATCTTGTTAACTTCCAAAGTCTATACAAGAACATGTATGTTTGTATATTCGCTtacaaaaaaatacaataatttatttggcTTTTAACAAATATCAACGTATGAATCCTCATATTCTTCGTGTCGATT is from Megachile rotundata isolate GNS110a chromosome 2, iyMegRotu1, whole genome shotgun sequence and encodes:
- the 14-3-3zeta gene encoding tyrosine 3-monooxygenase/tryptophan 5-monooxygenase activation protein zeta isoform X2, giving the protein MSVDKEELVQRAKLAEQAERYDDMAASMKAVTETGVELSNEERNLLSVAYKNVVGARRSSWRVISSIEQKTEGSERKQQMAKEYREKVEKELREICYDVLGLLDKYLIPKASNAESKVFYLKMKGDYYRYLAEVATGETRNAVVDDSQKAYQDAFEISKSKMQPTHPIRLGLALNFSVFYYEILNSPDKACQLAKQAFDDAIAELDTLNEDSYKDSTLIMQLLRDNLTLWTSDTQGDADEAQEGGDN
- the 14-3-3zeta gene encoding tyrosine 3-monooxygenase/tryptophan 5-monooxygenase activation protein zeta isoform X1, with translation MSVDKEELVQRAKLAEQAERYDDMAASMKAVTETGVELSNEERNLLSVAYKNVVGARRSSWRVISSIEQKTEGSERKQQMAKEYREKVEKELREICYDVLGLLDKYLIPKASNAESKVFYLKMKGDYYRYLAEVATGETRNDSPVCVTAVVEDSQKAYQEAFDIAKSKMQPTHPIRLGLALNFSVFYYEIINSPARACHLAKQAFDDAIAELDTLNEDSYKDSTLIMQLLRDNLTLWTSDTQGDADEAQEGGDN
- the 14-3-3zeta gene encoding tyrosine 3-monooxygenase/tryptophan 5-monooxygenase activation protein zeta isoform X3 — its product is MSVDKEELVQRAKLAEQAERYDDMAASMKAVTETGVELSNEERNLLSVAYKNVVGARRSSWRVISSIEQKTEGSERKQQMAKEYREKVEKELREICYDVLGLLDKYLIPKASNAESKVFYLKMKGDYYRYLAEVATGETRNAVVEDSQKAYQEAFDIAKSKMQPTHPIRLGLALNFSVFYYEILNSPDKACQLAKQAFDDAIAELDTLNEDSYKDSTLIMQLLRDNLTLWTSDTQGDADEAQEGGDN
- the 14-3-3zeta gene encoding tyrosine 3-monooxygenase/tryptophan 5-monooxygenase activation protein zeta isoform X4; this translates as MSVDKEELVQRAKLAEQAERYDDMAASMKAVTETGVELSNEERNLLSVAYKNVVGARRSSWRVISSIEQKTEGSERKQQMAKEYREKVEKELREICYDVLGLLDKYLIPKASNAESKVFYLKMKGDYYRYLAEVATGETRNAVVEDSQKAYQEAFDIAKSKMQPTHPIRLGLALNFSVFYYEIINSPARACHLAKQAFDDAIAELDTLNEDSYKDSTLIMQLLRDNLTLWTSDTQGDADEAQEGGDN